ATGAAATTCACTATTGGTCCCTGTCCTTAGGAACATACAAGCAAGTGGGAGAAATaggcacaaaaataaatagtGACAACAACAAACATGGTTAAACCTAAGTTTGCACTATTTGGAGAGCTTTGAGGAAATTCAGTATTGGAGGAAAAACAGAATAACTTACTCCAATGTATCAGGGAAAATCACCAAAGGGCCCTATCTGTTCAGAGTTAGACTTGAAACTCTTGCTCATACAACATAACAGCAATTTGTAATTTTAAGTCATCAAATATCTTAGACCTTGTGGGAACAATTACATACTGTTCTCTATCTCCACGCTAGACACCCTGgccccgcacacacacacacagagaatgataaaatataccaaaaatttCAGCAGCTGATTTAAtactaaaaagaaacagactcgGCAATGGCCCATTAATTGGATGACTTTGTTCCCTCTAAATGGCCTtggaaattttttaatattgcaaAATTATCTTCTGAGTGACTCCATGAAATTAGATCATGATAAAATAGATTACAATATCTACCATAATAGGAAGAATAATTTTACTGGAGCATTGAATGCACTTTGAACCTGAACATTCCTTCCctaactacattttaaatacattatttctcTAAATACAGACCATATCAGGTCAAGGTTTCCTTAAAACCTAAGATGAATTTGAGGCCCACTCTCATTCCACCTGCTGCAGCCTGTTCAAAAGTGAATGAATATGTTTTAATGTTTCTACTGCGTACtattaagattataaaataatatcacTCATATGGCTAGAAAAAGCACAATTAGAGTTCTCTTGAAACTAGAAATTGGTATCTGTGGCCTCAGAGGAGATTTTAATTTGTCATGCCATGAATTTCATCCTCATTCTCAAAGCTTCAAATTACTTCTTTCGTATTTGTCatagctttggctcaggttcatTGGCAATGCTTAACAACTAATATTGACTTGAACTGAATGCTTTTCAAAATGATCTTTGCTCTCTtgaattcacttattcattcttaaatgcaattttaacaaatgtagaAGGGTAACTTTAATGTTATTTCCCTTTAGGGTCCATCCTTTACTGCTTTGTTAACCACTCAAACGCAAGTCCAAAAGGAGATTGTAAATAAACACAATGAACTAAGGAAATCAGTCTCTCCACCTGCCAGCAACATGCTAAAGATGGTAAGAGGCAGTGATAAAGGCTAGTGTGTGAATCAGCAGGGATTAGAGCAGGGAGCTGGTAACTGGCATCTCTGAAGAACTTGTGCTTacaagttttgtttctgttttactaTTTCATTTGAGCTGTGTAATGTGGGCAGAGCAGAAACTAATTTTCCTTATAATGGTTAAATAATTTGTCAAGGTTACAGGGCTATTAAGTTGGGAAGGCAAAATTAGAAGCCAAATCTTCGGACATCAAATATGAAGTCATTGCAATTTTGTTCACAATCTACCCTAGTCTAAAATAAAGGAGGCCCCCGCTCTGGGCTTGGAGTTTGTAAAAGATCGCCTCGTGATTCCGAGGTGCGGCTACGTTTAGGAGGCATGGAGAAAGCACACGGCCAAATAGACCCCTAAAGAAGACAAACCAGTAACAGACCATTTGTTTGTGACCATGAAGGCTGTGGCAAGGCCTCTGTCAGGGACTGCCATCTGAGCCGCCACATTCTGATTCACACTGGGGAAAAGCCATTTGTTCCTACAGCTAGTGGCTGCGATCAGAAATTCAACACAAAATCAAACTTGGACAAACATTTTGGAACGCAAATacgaaaatcaacaaaaacaataTGTATGCACTTTTGAAGGTTGTAAGGAGGCCTTCGAGAAACACCAGCAGCTGAGAATCCATCAGTGCCAGCACACCAGCCAGCCGCTGTTCAGGTGTGCCCATGAAGGCGTGGGACACACCTCACCTCACCCAGCAGGCCGAAGCGACTCGGGAAGGTCCACCAGGGCTATATGtgtcaaaaagacaaatgccCCTTTGTGGCCAAAACATGGACAGAGCTCCTAAAACATGTGAGAGAAACCCATAAAGGACATAAAATGTAAAGTATGCCAGAAGACACTTAAGTGCAAGGATTACCTTAAGCAGCACATGAAAACCCACGCCCCAGAAAGGGACGTGTCTCTTCTCTTGTGTCCAAGAGAAGGCTGTGGCAGAACCTCCACAACTGtgttcaatctctctctttccacgAGGAGAGGCGCCCATTCACCTGTGAACAGGAAGGCTGTGGCAAAACGTTTGCAATGAAACAAAGTCTCACTAGGCAGGCTGTTGTGCATGACCCtgacaagaagaaaatgaagctcaAAGTAAAACGATCTCGTGAAAAACAGAGTTTGGCCTCTCGTCTCAGTAGCTATATCCCTCCTAAAAAGAAGCAAGAACAAGGCTTACCTGTGCCTAAGAACGGAGAGACCTTAACTGTACCGAAGACAAGGTGCTCTCAACAGTTGCAATCCTTACCCTCAACTAAACCTCACATTGCTTTTTTTAAACGACACACACTAGCGAGCTATTTCCTCTCAGaaccacatttttctttattaaactcACTGATgcacatctgaaaaataaaataaaataataaaataaataaaataaaaaaggaggtcCCTCTCCCTCAAATCAGAGCCATGTAGGGTAAGTAATAGTCCACTTTCCAAGACACGATCCATAAAAGCTAGATATTTCCCATTTGAATGAAATGGTTTGCAAGTGGAATTGGGAATGATCTAGGTCAGTTTATTactattgaagtataatttaaagAGTTCacatattgataaatatttagtcTAGCACTATTTACTAAAAATCCTAGGTGTGGCTCCTGTGTTATTATAAATTGTCAGATATTGTATTCGATATTTCTCTCAATAGACACATCATTTATGAACTTCTCATGTGGAAAGTGGCACTGGAGCAGATAAACACACACAACTAACAAAAAGATCTTATCATACTAATGATAATTAATATATCCAGGGAAGTTTTAAAGTGATGTAAATTAAAGATTATAAAGATTAAGATTATAAAACATAAGTTTCACTGGAGTTGAATcttcaagtgtattttttttcttgtgacatTTAGGAATGGAacaaagaagcagcagcaaatgCCCAAAAGTGGGCAAACAAGTGCACCTTAGAACATAGCCCAGCAAAGGACCGAGAAACCCGTatgtaaatgagtaaatatttgttaataaatgAACAAGTAAAATAATATTGGAAAGATCAAATAGAATTGTGGAACATTGTGGTATGTTGTAAGAAGACTTAGTGAATAAATGTTGCTTATATTGCtctcttaaaaaatcaaactatctgtagaaggagagagaattatAAGTATCATTTTGTCCTTGATTGTTTACATTATACAAATAATTTCTAAAGCAATACTTCATTCGTTCCTCTCAACCAGCTCATGAGTCAACAGGTCATTTATCATCATTTCTCCAGCTTCAAAGATTAAGGACATAGGAGAAATATACTAGGAGCACATCCCAAAGTTGCATCATATACTGTAAAGTTAACCAAGcttattgatttctattttttattcttttatttaaattcaatttgattaacatatactgtattattagtttcagaggcagtattcggtgattcatcagttgcatactaCACTAAGTGCTCactacatcaagtgccctccttaatgcccatcaccgagttaccccatcccccactacCTTCTTTCCAGCAACcgtcagtttgtttcctatagttgagtctcttatgcAATCTCTTGCCTCCCtgtctgttttcctcttatttttcttgtccttctcctatgtttatctgttttgtttcttaaattccacatatgattgcaatgacatagatgggactagaggatattatgctaagtgaaatgtcagttaGAGATAGATAGGTTTATTGATTTCTAATCCACTGTCCTTTTTGCAGTACTGTGTAGCTGTTTGATGTTTGGATATCTCCTTATTTTGTATTCACATATATACTGAATCATGTGAATTGTTCCTGAATTTTGCTCTAAAAatacttaaacttttaaaatcatgatGCGTATTTTGTGTATGTTCATTcagtttttactttttgataatagtcaagTAGTTTGTATAGTCTGTGTACCTATAATGCATAGAATAATATATTACATGCAAAAAGCTGCAAAATTCTCAAGAATTATAAAAGCCTATGAGAGAAAACTTCTATGCATAAACTTTacataagatatttatttactttatcagACATGATAGGCATACTCACTTTGACAGTAGTGAATTATTACCTGTAATTTCAGTAGAACTAACTATTGTTATTTATATTGTTGATGTTAACATTATAATGAAATTATGAAGAGCCATAACAGCATTCAGGAGGAGAAGATTAAAACAAATAGTCTTGAGATCAAATTATGTTAGATTCTTAGTTTCCTTCTTtccatattaaagaaaatatccaaGAATATTTTATACTCCCTTTAAGCAATATGTAGACGTTATATTTCAAACTACCAAAATGTAAATATTGAAAGCTTAAAAGATAGCAAATATTTCTGGGCTGCAAGGCATTCtgttcttcttattttttttaattaattttattgtagcaacaatgctttttaaaaattctgttgtaATAAGAATACTTAACACGAGACCTACACTCTtgaccaatttttaaatgtattgtaaatatacaatattgttgactatgGTGCAGTGTTGTACAGCAGATGTCTAGAATTGATTCACCTCGCTTACCAGAAATTTATTGATTAGTAGGTCCTCATTTCTCCTTCCCCTCATCTCCAGCCATTACATTGCACTCTTTGATTCTGTGaatttggctattttaagtatttcatgtaaatggactCATGCAGTAATCTCTCTGTGACTGGCATATTTCCCTTAGCATCGTGTCCTCAAGGCTTATGTATGTTATCACACATtgcaaaacttttcttttttttataatatgaattatattactatatatatatatatagatatatagatatatatctcaTCTtgtcatccattcatctgtccatgggcatttaagttgtttccaaatGTTGCCTATTGGGACTAgagctgcaatgaacatgagggtgCTAATATCTCTTCCAGATCCTTGAAgatcctttcaattcttttggataaatgcTTAGAAGTGGTATTGCTGGATCATTTTGTAGTtctactttcctttttaaggaacctctatactgtcttccacaACAGccatactatttttttcattctcatcaacagtgtacatgattccaatttctctacatcctcaccatcacttgttgtcttttgtttttttggtaataGACATTGcaacaggtataaggtgatatctcatcatgattttgatGTACATTTTTCTGATTAGATTAGAAATGTAATGATGTACATTGCTCTGATGATTAGTTTTAACAtacctgttggtcatctgtatatcttctttggaaaaacaccTGTTCAAATCTTCTGCCAAATTTTTGAGCAGAAGACTTGAAGCATTTATCTAACGAAGATATACAGGTGGCCAGCAgtgacatgaaaagatgctcaacatcactcatcactcaggtaaatactaatcaaaactacaatgagatatcaccacacacctgtcaggatgactaaaataaaaaataaaagaaacaactgttggagaggctgtggagaaaaacaaccctcatgcactgttcatgggaatgcaaactgttgccaccactgtggaagagagtatggaggttccttcaaaacttaaaaatagaactatcttgcAATCCAGTAATTatgctactgggtatttacccaaaaatcacaaaaacactaattcaaagggatacatatgcctttatgtttatagcagcattaattataatagccaagttatggaagcaactcaagtgtccattgatagataatgGATAAATATATGCATACCCACATGAACACATAcataatgcaatattattcagccgtaaaaaaggaaattttgacatTCTCAGAGAAGCATATCAGAAATCAGTCTTCAGGGAAGCTCCTGGAAATTTTGTGGCACTCGATACCCAGACCAAATTTTTCCTGCCCCAGGGAGAAATAGGCAGCAGTGGCGTTAGTCCGATTGCTCTGTGCTGAGCTGGGGAGAGGAGCATTGGCATCTACCAATCCAAACCACCATCTCTGCTTTCACCCAAGGAGCCTGTGCAAAGCCCATCAGAGCTCCAAGATTGGCAAGACAGATGTCAGGTCTTTAGGCAGCCTTGGAGAAATTGGAGCATTGGGCACATCAATCAACTCTCTGCTTCCCCAGGAGGAAGCTGAGAACTAAGATTTTTCAATTACTTGCTCTGTGTTGAGCCAAGGGGAAGAAATATGGTACTTACCGCCAATGCCACCATCTCCATTCTGGTCCAGGGGGCTAGCCTCTGCCTGACTGTCAGAGTTGCAAGAAGCCAGAGAACTGGCAAGCTTCCTTACAGAAGGTTGGAACACTGGACACATGAACCAATTCTTTGCTTCCCCTGGGAGAAGCTGGGAGCTAGGGGACACCTTCCTGATCAGATGACAGGCACTGGGCTGAACGTAGGCATTCTAGCAAGAGGGTGTCCCCGTTTCCCTGCAGGGACAGTGAGTCTGGGTTCATATTCTCCCAGGGTACTTTTGGATTTCCCTCAAGGGCAAATTGTTCAGGAATTGTTGCTGGATCAGGGTGTTCGTTAGAGGAAGGAGAGTCCAGGGCTTCCTACTTCACCATCTTGCTGATGTCACTATCTGCAAGGCTCTTCTTTGCCTAATAAGATTTGGCCTTAGGACATTCTGATTTAGTGATTAAGAGAGGACCCAAAAGCTTTGAAATCTGCCATCTATCCTGATGTCAGTTGCCTCTTAATTGGAGCCCTTAGAGACTGCTTGTAGAACTTTTTTCCAAGTGCACACAAAATCATAATCATAAACACTTAGAAAGGATACGATATGTGCAAAATCTCTGGTGAAGGCAGTcaataggaagagaaaaagaagaaaaagttggtCAGTGTCTTTTGCAAATTTACAGTACAAAGCTGAGAGCACAGGAGACATTACATATGTGAAGAATttagcataaaaaagaatggagggtaatatgctgagtgaattaagtcaattggagaaggacaatcatcatatggtttcactcacatgtggaatataagaaatagtgaaagggattataagggaaaggaaggaaaatgagtgggaaaaattagagagggtgacaaaacatgagagattcctaactctgggaaacgaatgaAGGGTAGTGTcaagggaggcaggcagggacatGGGGTAACAgggggatgggcactgaggagggcacttgatgggatgagcactggatgttatactacatgtaggcaaattgaacttcagttaaaaaattaaaaaaattaaaaataaaaaagaatgtatctCTGATACTCCAGAGGATTTTTAAAGCATAAGGTCCTCTTAACTTATTCCAAGTTTTGCATGTTGATGACAGCCTCAGCATGCTATATagatctgtctttttttttttttaagattttatttatttattcatgagagacatagagagagaggcagagacacaggcagagggagaagcaggctccatgcagggagcccgatatgggattcggtcctgggacaccaggatcatgccctgggccaaaggcaggcactaaaccactgagccacccagggatcccaagatctgtctttttcttttttgaaaagattaatttatttattttagagagagaatgtgtgtgagtaggggaaggggcaaacggggagggagagagagagaatcctcaagccgactctgGACTGAgtgggcagcctgatgcagggctcaatcagcaccctgagattatgaactgagctgaaatcaagagtcagcctcttaacccactaagccatccaggtgtacCAAGACAGGTATGTCTTCTATTCAGCTTTAGGGCTGAGAAATACAGAAGCCCTTTTATTATGTATTAACAGTTATGAGTATAGGCACTGTGTTTGAAGGGCAACATCTTTGTGTTCATATAGTTGATTTCTTTTGCCATTCCACGCATTATTTCTTTCCTCAAGGATGATCTGATTCTCTTTAGATACAAAATGTGGTGAGAATCTCTTTATGTCAAGTTACCCTGCTTCCTGGTCAGATGCAATCCAAAACTGGTATGAGGAGCACCATGATTTTGTCTATGGTGTAGGACCTAAGAGTTCTGATGCAGTTATTGGACATTACACCCAGGtaagagaaacaaatgaaaatacttcTATCACAAATGCTTTAATATGAAAGCATCTCTGAATTATGACAAAGTCCAATGTTCAATTTGGGTAAGAGCTTGAATAGATAAAATAGTCCTGGCTGGTACTTCATCTAGagctgtcaatttttttttccatagctgATGTAACACTTGGTAAGGAAGCATGTTCTGTACTTTTTCAGAATTAGAAATGGATAAAATAGTTAGTggacattaaaatttaatattttaaaatttgtgatttGTTTCAATAATTGAGCTAATTATTTTTGAAGGGTACCTGGCTACAGACTAtaatagtaacatttttttttggttttacatttgccactattttttaaatattttccctcttatttaatatattctcatatattcCTTTCTGGATTTGTAGGTTGTTTGGTACTCTTCTTATCATGTTGGGTGTGGAATTGCCTATTGTCCCAATCAAGAGAGTCTAAAATACTACTATGTTTGCCAATATTGTCCTGCGTAAGTATATACCTTAGAAGGTAGTGCAATATCCCTAAAtgtaatttaatatttgaaaattcttgTATAGTAAACAAACtagaatataaaacataattcagTGAAGGGAAGGAATaaatccttttttcatttttaaaaatcattgcgTAGTTCATAtgcaatgtcacattagttttaggtgtttAACATAGTGACAGGTCTCTActttatgctatgctcaccacaagggtAGCTATCACCAGTCGCCATCCAATGCTTTTAGACCATTGACTATagtccctgtgctgtacttttttATCCCCTTGActcatttattccataactggaagcctgtatctcccactccctttcaacTCTTTTGCCCATCTTCCCATCCCTGCCCCTCTAgaaaacatcagtttgttctggtacttatctgtttctgctttttattttattttttagaatcctcatgtaagtaaaatcatatggtatctgtatttctctgtccaacttatttcacttagcataataccctctaggtccatccagaAGGAATAAATCTTTGGAAATGCTTTTAAGTTGAGATACATTCAAATTATCGTGGAAGAGACTGCGTTCTCCATTCCAAGTACAAAATCTGAAGCTCTCTATCCTCAGTTACAAAATGACATCTTTTCTCTCAGTCACCTTTCCCTTGGGCTCATGGCTATCCATGAGCATGGGTATCCATGAGCATGGGTGCACATTTC
Above is a genomic segment from Canis lupus baileyi chromosome 7, mCanLup2.hap1, whole genome shotgun sequence containing:
- the LOC140636895 gene encoding cysteine-rich secretory protein 2-like isoform X1; translated protein: MFNVIKQMLHLSLRINTMALFLELLFLAVVLLPFFPANGQGPSFTALLTTQTQVQKEIVNKHNELRKSVSPPASNMLKMEWNKEAAANAQKWANKCTLEHSPAKDRETHTKCGENLFMSSYPASWSDAIQNWYEEHHDFVYGVGPKSSDAVIGHYTQVVWYSSYHVGCGIAYCPNQESLKYYYVCQYCPAGNLVNKMHTPYLKGKSCASCKYHCDKGLCTNSCEYEDNYSNCKDLKTTLTCNHYFVSDNCKAACKCENKIY
- the LOC140636895 gene encoding cysteine-rich secretory protein 2-like isoform X2; translated protein: MLHLSLRINTMALFLELLFLAVVLLPFFPANGQGPSFTALLTTQTQVQKEIVNKHNELRKSVSPPASNMLKMEWNKEAAANAQKWANKCTLEHSPAKDRETHTKCGENLFMSSYPASWSDAIQNWYEEHHDFVYGVGPKSSDAVIGHYTQVVWYSSYHVGCGIAYCPNQESLKYYYVCQYCPAGNLVNKMHTPYLKGKSCASCKYHCDKGLCTNSCEYEDNYSNCKDLKTTLTCNHYFVSDNCKAACKCENKIY